One Aspergillus oryzae RIB40 DNA, chromosome 2 genomic window carries:
- a CDS encoding velvet factor family protein (predicted protein) has protein sequence MERGGAIRESRLGSTASPGQLTPLLSGKTFVSPFYVDADPDPATAPAHPTSEDSVTQRTPGGLERTKQPATFFIFSDLSISKAGVYRLQSRLMNWGHVEDTGQQMPILAEAWSNPFHVYPAKDFPGMKDSSPLAEGLKELGFVELKTRGEGKGKGRKR, from the coding sequence ATGGAGAGAGGGGGTGCCATTCGAGAAAGCCGCCTTGGATCTACCGCGAGCCCAGGTCAATTAACACCTTTGCTTTCCGGAAAGACATTCGTCTCTCCCTTCTATGTCGATGCAGACCCGGACCCTGCGACAGCACCTGCCCACCCGACTAGTGAGGATTCTGTGACGCAGAGGACCCCTGGAGGATTGGAACGGACGAAACAGCCGGCGACATTTTTCATATTCTCGGACCTCTCAATCAGCAAAGCTGGAGTGTATCGCCTGCAATCTCGGCTCATGAATTGGGGCCATGTGGAGGATACCGGTCAGCAAATGCCTATTCTCGCGGAGGCGTGGTCGAATCCATTCCACGTGTACCCAGCTAAGGACTTTCCCGGGATGAAAGACTCATCCCCGCTCGCGGAGGGACTCAAGGAGCTCGGGTTTGTCGAACTAAAAACAAGGGGCGAAGGAAAgggcaagggaagaaagcgaTGA
- a CDS encoding uncharacterized protein (predicted protein), translating into MSFKEWVLAACSLAGARGPVLYQTARYLAISARRGTEIRQTAVIDKLEEIGLTSNDPRALQLLAQVQGRRGKYTQALELMEAVLARIHPSKNTPRGLEHSYLISEVMETPWRVYAGLKEKVGDPMGADEVMRRAALEYEDPAALQDYASLLMREMDLEGYEGCMSKAASSGDVMACLKLANFYYLTSKGWFPRRGVKVSDGDNAKAIPKLTRTVDPAKSVEEKKPGALGRFFSFLSADVKSHAEYRKLAVDWYELAVKQGNSRAALLLAIIERENGNHEAAWELFQSSRTDDAKEFMPTSQDELVKVWRDEEFRPEVPLQLLDL; encoded by the coding sequence ATGAGTTTCAAAGAATGGGTCCTAGCGGCCTGCAGTCTAGCCGGAGCGCGCGGACCCGTCTTATACCAAACAGCGCGCTACCTCGCCATAAGCGCACGCCGGGGAACCGAAATACGGCAAACGGCTGTGATTGACAAGCTCGAGGAAATCGGACTCACAAGCAATGATCCGCGGGCATTACAGCTTCTCGCGCAGGTACAGGGTCGACGGGGGAAATATACCCAGGCACTGGAACTTATGGAGGCGGTGTTGGCGCGGATTCACCCGTCGAAGAACACGCCGCGGGGGCTTGAGCATTCTTATTTGATCTCGGAGGTTATGGAGACGCCGTGGCGGGTGTATGCGGgtttgaaggagaaggtgggGGATCCTATGGGTGCGGATGAGGTTATGCGTCGTGCGGCGCTGGAGTATGAGGATCCGGCTGCGTTGCAGGATTATGCGAGTTTGCTGATGCGGGAGATGGATTTGGAGGGGTATGAGGGGTGTATGAGTAAGGCGGCTAGTTCGGGGGATGTCATGGCTTGTCTTAAACTGGCGAATTTTTACTATCTCACGTCGAAGGGGTGGTTTCCTCGGCGGGGTGTGAAGGTGTCGGATGGGGATAACGCGAAGGCGATACCGAAGCTTACTAGAACCGTTGATCCGGCTAAGTCGgttgaggagaagaagcccggtGCGCTGGGCAGGTTCTTTTCGTTCCTGTCTGCGGACGTCAAGTCGCACGCCGAGTATCGGAAGTTGGCGGTGGATTGGTACGAGCTGGCGGTTAAGCAAGGGAACTCGCGGGCTGCGTTGCTGCTCGCCATCATTGAGCGTGAGAATGGGAATCATGAAGCGGCGTGGGAGCTCTTCCAGTCCTCGCGAACTGACGATGCTAAGGAGTTTATGCCGACGTCCCAGGATGAGCTTGTGAAGGTCTGGCGGGATGAGGAGTTTCGGCCTGAGGTGCCGCTTCAGTTGCTAGATCTTTGA
- a CDS encoding uncharacterized protein (predicted protein) yields the protein MSLAKPPVPLRKCSRLLPLPILPSTRLSITTTNQYNHQPPTTRTTRTPPSKQFHTTPKPNAARSPSVRRAEAAQKRPQQPRIAATYTEDGLLKTPAQGDLPQRLRFLDTASKTLHQEARRYGGVTVDYPTFVRIAKELFNVAYMYPPAAGLVLRIDGGEFTFISFPFSYYDVPLNNL from the coding sequence ATGTCCCTCGCAAAACCCCCAGTCCCCCTCCGCAAATGCTCAcgcctcctccccctcccaaTTCTTCCCTCAACCCGcctctccatcaccaccaccaaccaatATAACCACCAACCCCCAACTACAAGAACAACCAGAACACCACCAAGCAAACAATTCCAcacaacccccaaaccaaacgCCGCCCGCTCCCCCTCCGTCCGCCGCGCCGAAGCAGCCCAAAAACGCCCCCAACAACCCCGAATCGCAGCCACCTACACAGAAGACGGCCTCCTCAAGACCCCAGCACAGGGCGACCTCCCTCAGCGCCTGCGATTCCTCGATACCGCGTCTAAAACCCTCCATCAGGAAGCGCGCAGATATGGGGGCGTCACGGTCGATTATCCGACTTTTGTGCGCATCGCGAAAGAGCTCTTTAATGTCGCGTATATGTATCCGCCGGCAGCGGGTCTTGTTTTGAGGATTGATGGGGGTGAGTTTactttcatttcctttcctttctcttacTATGATGTACCCTTGAATAATCTATAG
- a CDS encoding mitochondrial 54S ribosomal protein bL12m (mitochondrial/chloroplast ribosomal protein L12), producing MSISSQVAARCCRQIVRPSAASLRLSSSTYLSQRTRRWQSTEAEAAAPVNPKISQIVDQISTLTLLETADLVATLKTRLNIPDLPVGGFAMAGGAAPAAAPAEEEEAAPAAQEKTLFNLKLESIDAASKAKVIKEIKSLLGLSLVDSKKFVESVPKVLKESVPKEDAEKIIETLKAVGAKAIME from the exons ATGTCAATTTCTTCGCAGGTCGCCGCTCGCTGCTGCAGGCAGATCGTCCGCCCATCCGCCGCTTCTTTGCGCCTCTCTTCCTCGACATACCTGTCTCAGCGGACACGGAGATGGCAGTCCACCGAGGCGGAGGCTGCTGCCCCTGTCAATCCCAAGATCAGCCAGATTGTTGACCAGATCAGCACATTGACGCTGCTGGAGACCGCCGACCTCGTGGCCACCCTCAAG ACCCGCCTCAACATCCCCGACCTCCCCGTTGGCGGTTTCGCCATGGCCGGCGGTGCTGCTCCCGCCGCTGCTCCcgccgaggaggaagaggctgctCCTGCCGCCCAGGAGAAGACCCTCTTCAACCTGAAACTCGAGTCCATTGACGCCGCCTCCAAGGCCAAGGTCatcaaggagatcaagtCCCTCCTCGGCCTCTCCCTGGTTGACAGCAAGAAGTTCGTCGAATCTGTGCCCAAGGTCCTCAAGGAGTCCGTGCCCAAGGAGGACGccgagaagatcatcgagaCGCTCAAGGCCGTCGGTGCCAAGGCCATCATGGAGTAA
- a CDS encoding chaperonin-containing T-complex subunit CCT8 (chaperonin complex component, TCP-1 theta subunit (CCT8)), translated as MSLSMPGPSQAGLFKPGYQSHDAEDGAVIRNIEACQAISGTVQTSLGPYGRNKIVINHLQKMVLTSDAATILRELDVVHPAAKLLVMASQQQDVEMGDGTNLVIILAGELLKKAEELLRLGLKTSDIVQGYEKAQNFALKVLEDLEVDRLQELRSKEELSKALRTVVASKQSGTEDILASLVAEAVLAVLPRNPVNFNVDNVRVVKIMGGSLEQSRVVKGMVLGREPDGTIKKATKAKVGVFSCPIDISQTETKGTVLLKTANEMLNFTKGEEERLETAIKELYDSGVRVVVAGSTVGDLAMHYLNRFNILVIKILSKFELRRLCRVVGATPLARLGAPMPDEMGSVDVVETTEIGGDRVTVFRQEEANAVTRTATIVLRGATQNHLDDVERAIDDGVNAVKAITKDPRLVPGAGATEIQLVEKISAFADRTPGLPQHAIRKYAEAFEVIPRTLAESAGLDATEVLSRLYTAHHRASTGAEASSEEGSGSSEDEEPYWTTGVDLESSTSAGTLDAVEEGILDLLASKSWAIRLASESARTVLSVDQIIVARQAGGPKPPGPNANWDED; from the exons ATGTCGTTGTCTATGCCTGGTCCCTCCCAGGCCGGGCTTTTCAAGCCTGGCTATCAGAG CCACGATGCCGAAGATGGCGCCGTTATTCGTAACATCGAAGCCTGCCAGGCTATCTCTGGAACCGTCCAAACGTCGCTTGGTCCTTATGGCCGCAACAAGATCGTCATCAACCACCTGCAGAAGATGGTCCTTACTTCCGATGCCGCTACCATTCTGCGCGAGCTGGATGTCGTACACCCTGCCGCTAAGCTACTTGTCATGGCCAGTCAGCAgcaagatgtggagatgggTGATGGTACCAACTTGGTCATCATTCTGGCCGGAGaactgttgaagaaggctgaGGAATTGCTCCGTTTGGGATTGAAGACGAGTGACATTGTCCAGGGCTATGAGAAGGCACAGAACTTTGCCCTCAAGGTGCTAGAAG ACCTCGAAGTCGATCGCCTGCAGGAACTTCGCTCCAAAGAAGAGCTCAGCAAGGCTCTTCGGACAGTCGTTGCCAGCAAGCAGTCCGGAACGGAGGATATCTTAGCCTCGTTGGTTGCGGAAGCCGTGCTCGCTGTCCTGCCTAGGAACCCCGTTAATTTCAACGTCGACAACGTTCGTGTAGTGAAGATCATGGGTGGTAGCTTGGAACAGTCTCGTGTGGTAAAGGGAATGGTCCTTGGCAGAGAACCTGATGGCACCATCAAGAAGGCTACCAAGGCTAAGGTCGGCGTGTTCAGCTGCCCCATCGACATTTCTCAGACCGAAACCAAGGGCactgtgttgttgaagacCGCGAATGAGATgctcaacttcaccaaggGTGAGGAGGAACGCCTCGAGACGGCCATTAAGGAGCTCTATGACTCCGGTGTTCGCGTCGTTGTGGCCGGTTCCACCGTTGGTGACCTGGCCATGCACTACCTCAACcgcttcaacatccttgtGATCAAAATCCTCTCCAAGTTCGAACTCCGCAGACTTTGCCGTGTCGTCGGCGCCACTCCTCTTGCTCGTCTAGGAGCCCCTATGCCCGACGAGATGGGCAGCGTCGATGTCGTTGAGACCACCGAAATCGGCGGTGATCGTGTGACCGTCTTCCGTCAGGAGGAGGCCAACGCCGTGACTCGCACAGCTACCATTGTTCTGCGTGGAGCGACACAAAACCACTTGGACGATGTCGAGCGTGCCATCGATGATGGTGTGAACGCCGTCAAGGCCATTACCAAGGACCCCCGTCTGGTTCCCGGCGCAGGCGCTACTGAAATCCAGCTCGTAGAGAAGATTTCTGCATTCGCCGATCGGACCCCCGGATTGCCTCAACATGCCATTCGTAAGTACGCTGAGGCTTTCGAGGTCATTCCCCGCACCCTTGCGGAGTCTGCTGGTCTCGATGCCACCGAGgttctttctcgtctttaCACAGCCCACCACCGCGCCAGCACCGGTGCCGAAGCTTCGTCAGAAGAGGGGTCGGGTAGCTCCGAGGACGAGGAGCCATACTGGACGACCGGTGTTGATCTGGAATCGTCTACCTCAGCCGGTACCCTGGACGCCGTTGAGGAGGGTATTCTCGACCTGTTGGCTTCCAAGAGCTGGGCTATTCGCCTTGCCAGCGAGTCCGCGCGGACAGTCCTCAGCGTCGATCAGATCATCGTTGCTCGTCAAGCCGGTGGCCCCAAGCCACCAGGCCCCAACGCTAACTGGGATGAGGATTAA
- a CDS encoding M48 family metallopeptidase (peptidase family M48), which translates to MTGRRRFNCVSAQRELEMGRQSYQEVLNENRGRILPEYHPLTMQVNRVLQRLIPQAPIEGADWKVHVIKDDNMLNAFVLPGLSGKVFVYTGILPICKDEDGLAAVLGHEIAHVVAHHPAERMSNSFITLGAAFLVSMLFDISGQLPSLLMNLAYSLPNSRTQEVGLT; encoded by the exons ATGACTGGACGCCGACGGTTCAACTGCGTCTCCGCGCAACGGGAACTTGAGATGGGTAGACAGAGCTATCAGGAAGTCCTGAACGAAAACCGGGGACGCATTCTTCCCGAGTATCATCCGCTTACCATGCAGGTGAACCGTGTTTTGCAGCGCTTGATTCCGCAGGCGCCGATTGAAGGCGCAGACTGGAAGGTCCATGTTATAAAAGACGATAACATGCTTAACGCCTTTGTTCTTCCTGG GCTCAGCGGCAAGGTGTTTGTCTACACCGGTATCCTGCCGATATGTAAAGACGAGGATGGCTTAGCAGCCGTGCTAGGGCATGAGATTGCGCATGTGGTGGCCCATCATCCGGCGGAGCGCATGAGCAACAGCTTTATCACTTTGGGAGCTGCCTTTCTTGTCTCAATGTTGTTTGACATCTCTGGACAGCTTCCTTCATTGCTTATGAACCTTGCCTATAGTCTGCCAAACTCACGGACCCAGGAGGTAGGTCTGACTTAG
- a CDS encoding Zn(II)2Cys6 transcription factor (predicted protein): MPLTSRKKTSSIKPANKAATDSAQSSSSEGPSTGTTGKTNNKSHKRSRSGCFTCRLRRKKCDEQHPSCGACINLCVKCEYKRPIWWGNPEHRRVQKERIKNKIKQTKMNERNGTLTDQSGRSRSLAMTSPTTPEIEFNRPVFAEQQDIFASHLPTPAMTQPIYEPHPGFEIDVKTERHTFVNDVPLRHDSMSSTFSTFAPPQLNAPLPTFPQEEWFPDEYFPQAPALPGIDPALCDQRIQQTYAILQSNIPVSDHDRPLLDHFINNVLRIIFPVLEAHQRGHLRAQAILQALETNKTYLHCCLSVAAIHLKTTEGLVGEQIDHDIMRHRFEAVSQLCLALGEDTKHEEILDATLAMIFFHCSVGPADDYLPDIPWYDHFQAASNLVSRLGLSTTIPPCGNPYMLPPFSMTLTSWIDILGSAMHGRTPEFAHTYRSKHLSGTSLGLRELMGCDDRVMYLISEIACLDALKKEGRVDAMAVCSHVSALGRQLEFTEPADQTLESPYTPTGVLRPDILTKNMTAVFRIAARIYLCSLVPGFDRSQPSNINLVQAVANTLQYIPAGQDGYDRSLVWPLLVTGAFSQPNSQFRTILADRCANLGHHADLGSFGRMYRVLQEVWRATDDPIDTFCQVEDTPVEASTSSSSQPIKLEAPESPEQIGADWALKDTKRPQIHWREVLQQNGWNYLLI; encoded by the exons ATGCCGTtgacatcgaggaagaagacctcTTCGATTAAACCGGCTAACAAAGCCGCCACAGACTCCGCTCAGTCCTCCTCCAGCGAAGGCCCTTCCACAGGGACCACGGGaaagacaaacaacaaaTCGCACAAGAGATCTCGCTCTG GCTGTTTTACCTGCCGCCTCCGCCGAAAGAAGTGTGATGAGCAACATCCATCCTGTGGTGCCTGCATTAACCTTTGTGTGAAATGCGAGTATAAGCGCCCTATTTGGTGGGGTAACCCAGAGCACAGACGAGTGCAGAAGGAGcgcatcaagaacaagattAAGCAGACGAAGATGAATGAACGCAATGGAACCCTTACTG ATCAATCTggccgcagccgcagcttGGCTATGACATCGCCGACAACTCCTGAAATTGAATTTAACCGTCCCGTCTTTGCGGAACAACAGGACATCTTCGCTTCTCATCTGCCAACACCAGCCATGACCCAGCCCATATACGAACCCCACCCAGGATTCGAGATTGACGTCAAGACAGAAAGACATACATTTGTCAATGATGTTCCTCTGCGACATGACTCCATGAGCTCAACGTTCAGTACCTTTGCTCCACCCCAATTAAACGCACCGCTACCAACGTTCCCCCAAGAAGAGTGGTTTCCCGACGAGTACTTCCCACAGGCCCCGGCACTCCCTGGTATCGACCCGGCACTTTGTGACCAGAGAATTCAGCAGACCTACGCCATCTTGCAGTCGAATATCCCTGTAAGCGACCACGACCGTCCTCTGCTCGACCATTTCATCAACAACGTCTTGCGCATTATTTTTCCCGTATTAGAGGCACATCAGCGCGGGCACTTACGAGCACAAGCTATCCTGCAAGCCTTGGAGACCAACAAAACCTATCTTCACTGCTGCCTCAGTGTGGCCGCTATCCATCTCAAAACAACGGAAGGGTTAGTTGGGGAACAGATCGACCACGACATCATGCGACACCGCTTTGAAGCTGTTTCCCAATTGTGTCTTGCGCTGGGTGAAGACACCAAGCACGAGGAGATCCTGGATGCGACATTAgccatgatcttcttccattgctCTGTGGGTCCTGCGGATGACTACCTTCCGGATATCCCCTGGTACGATCACTTCCAAGCGGCTTCGAACTTGGTGAGCCGGCTCGGTCTTTCGACTACAATCCCCCCATGTGGTAACCCATACATGCTTCCCCCCTTCAGCATGACACTGACATCGTGgattgatattcttggctCCGCTATGCATGGCAGAACTCCCGAGTTTGCTCACACTTACCGCTCCAAGCACTTGAGTGGCACGTCTTTGGGATTACGGGAGCTGATGGGTTGCGACGACCGTGTGATGTACCTGATCTCCGAGATCGCGTGCCTCGATgcgctgaagaaggaaggccGAGTTGATGCAATGGCGGTTTGCTCCCACGTTTCGGCCTTGGGAAGACAATTGGAATTTACCGAACCCGCGGACCAGACGCTCGAGAGCCCCTATACCCCGACCGGAGTCCTTCGCCCCGACATCTTGACCAAGAACATGACGGCAGTCTTCCGAATCGCAGCGCGAATTTACCTATGCAGTCTGGTTCCTGGATTCGACCGAAGCCAGCCAAGCAATATAAATCTAGTCCAGGCAGTTGCGAACACCCTGCAGTATATCCCGGCTGGTCAGGATGGATACGATCGCTCTCTAGTATGGCCTCTCCTGGTCACCGGGGCTTTTTCCCAACCAAACAGCCAATTTAGGACTATTCTGGCTGACAGGTGTGCTAACCTGGGACACCATGCCGACCTTGGAAGCTTTGGTCGTATGTACCGTGTATTGCAGGAAGTGTGGAGAGCTACCGATGACCCTATCGACACCTTTTGCCAAGTGGAAGATACCCCTGTGGAAGCTTCTACATCGAGCTCCAGCCAGCCCATCAAGCTTGAGGCACCCGAGTCCCCCGAACAGATCGGTGCCGACTGGGCTTTAAAAGACACCAAGAGACCACAAATTCATTGGCGCGAAGTCTTGCAGCAAAATGGGTGGAACTACCTTCTGATTTAA
- a CDS encoding uncharacterized protein (predicted transporter (major facilitator superfamily)), producing MGAAYYPGRHLSTRELANGCCLLLAGSLADFMGNRMINLIGCFLLRTFTLACGVAQNGIQLILFRTFQGIATSMCLPTAFSILTDSMPVGKRRNIGFACLGLGQPFGFSVGLVFGGLFQETSLKWRFGYYLCAGVTMGLAVVNFFKLPKDSAREPFTFGRLRREIDWMGIFLSSSSLGMISYVFAAITDSPSNIHKAENIVLLCVATVMMPAFLGWMNWREKIGKPALIPNSLWQNTAFSSICIMVLFSWAVLNGMETILSLFFQEVQDLPAIQAALRFLPSIISGIALNLGTGLLVHRLHANYLVLVTSVLSAGSPLLMAIIDPEWSWWYCAFWAMLLGPLSADVIFTVANLIITDAFTPKTQGLAGAVFNVVAQFGTSIGLTIFAIISVGVTQGSSYENKKSPEALMLGYRAVFWTCFGLMMAACCFGAWGLRKVEKVGLKRE from the exons ATGGGTGCCGCTTACTATCCAGGCCGTCATCTGTCTACTCGTGA ACTTGCCAATGGAtgctgccttcttctcgcgGGATCCTTGGCCGATTTCATGGGCAACCGAATGATCAATCTAATTGGATGTTTCTTACTAAGAACCTTCACTCTGGCTTGCGGTGTAGCTCAAAACGGTATACAGCTGATTCTGTTCCGCACTTTTCAAGGCATCGCAACCTCTATGTGCCTGCCTACGGCATTTAGTATATTGACCGACTCCATGCCAGTGGGTAAACGACGAAATATCGGATTTGCCTGCCTTGGGCTGGGACAGCCGTTTGGTTTCTCAGTAGGATTGGTTTTTGGTGGGCTTTTCCAAGAAACTTCTCTCAAGTGGAGATTTGGGTATTACCTCTGCGCTGGTGTCACCATGGGCTTGGCCGTGGTGAACTTTTTCAAATTGCCGAAAGATTCCGCGAGAGAACCGTTCACGTTTGGAAGACTTCGCCGCGAGATTGATTGGATGGGAATCTTCCtgtccagttcttccttggGGATGATCTCTTATGTGTTTGC CGCCATCACTGATAGCCCATCAAATATTCACAAGGCTGAAAATATTGTCCTCCTCTGTGTGGCAACAGTTATGATGCCCGCATTTCTAGGTTGGATGAATTGGCGCGAGAAGATCGGAAAGCCGGCTTTAATCCCGAATTCGCTTTGGCAAAATACCGCATTCAGCTCTATCTGTATCATGGTTCTGTTCTCATGGGCTGTGCTAAACGGCATGGAGACTATTCTCAGTCTATT CtttcaagaagttcaagacCTGCCTGCCATTCAAGCGGCCCTTCGATTCCTCCCCAGCATTATAAGCGGCATCGCCCTCAATCTTGGAACTGGCTTACTGGTGCATCGTCTTCATGCGAATTACCTAGTGCTAGTCACCTCAGTTCTCAGTGCAGGATCCCCACTTCTAATGGCCATCATTGACCCCGAGTGGTCTTGGTGGTATTGTGCCTTTTGGGCTATGCTGCTGGGACCCCTCTCGGCAGACG TCATCTTTACTGTGGCAAATTTAATTATTACGGACGCCTTCACGCCCAAAACCCAGGGCCTGGCTGGCGCGGTCTTCAACGTTGTTGCTCAGTTTGGAACCTCCATTGGACTTACCATTTTTGCCATCATCTCTGTTGGTGTGACACAAGGTTCTTCatatgaaaacaaaaagtcACCCGAAGCGCTCATGTTGGGCTACCGCGCTGTATTCTGGACTTGTTTCGGATTGATGATGGCTGCATGTTGCTTTGGCGCCTGGGGACTACGCAAAGTTGAGAAGGTTGGTTTGAAGAGGGAGTGA
- a CDS encoding uncharacterized protein (predicted protein) — protein sequence MRPGSSMDSDPEAMRARNVMSPLTRGPLTGAYENYLLVRPYPSLRTLFTSPSLRIPGMLQSSFLSRIGSSKAVREELVQAMMSGRSVTARIKWVSRYNAGGRNRWIHYQVVLSDLIGGDRGI from the exons ATGCGACCAGGATCGTCCATGGATAGCGACCCAGAGGCCATGCGTGCACGTAATGTCATGTCGCCGTTGACACGCGGGCCATTGACTGGTGCTTATGAGAAC TATCTCCTCGTCCGACCTTATCCATCTCTTCGCACTCTCTTCACATCGCCTTCACTCCGAATCCCAGGCATGTTGcagtcttcttttctttctcgtaTCGGCAGCTCGAAAGCTGTGAGAGAAGAGCTTGTGCAAGCTATGATGAGCGGCCGGAGCGTGACCGCTCGCATCAAATGGGTCAGCCGTTACAATGCTGGAGGTCGCAATCGATGGATACATTACCAGGTAGTTTTGAGCGATCTGATTGGCGGAGATCGAGGGATATGA
- a CDS encoding uncharacterized protein (predicted protein), producing the protein MLRPGLLEVVLLLASPLLLQVKAQAQECSDYPELDRYCQAQYPGKRAWCQREYEGRCMKCGTCEGKGEKYFDPNLGEEICYWNAAFLVDARARKGGCCPPAGHVYFFDEKSGRGSCCPAASVGFDGDMCVDPPTPKPPSEKPSPCPGNCGGCGGSGGGGPCNNCGQVLNTDNDNNWAKPTMNNNCAERLCPDPNGDTLGLEYGSCYRLKNPEGQALARRHTGNDYVWGGYYGDVYQFRICKSTTDCSKGGELAVTDTFVINGQPGTTGDSSGKLFWMISGALWHFATSDDAASAVRFSARPWCGDTCGICLRGDVKGLGPICPAANPGIGFKANSRYCQPLIVEKVPCINEDAFGESCDD; encoded by the exons ATGCTCCGCCCAGGTCTGTTAGAGGTAGTCCTCCTCCTTGCCAGCCCACTCCTCTTGCAAGTCAAAGCCCAAGCCCAAGAATGCAGTGACTATCCAGAACTCGACAGATACTGCCAGGCGCAATACCCCGGCAAACGCGCTTGGTGCCAGCGCGAGTACGAAGGGCGCTGTATGAAATGCGGCACCTGCGAGGGCAAGGGCGAGAAGTACTTCGATCCCAACCTGGGAGAGGAGATCTGCTACTGGAACGCGGCGTTCCTGGTGGACGCGAGGGCGAGGAAGGGCGGGTGTTGTCCACCAGCGGGGCATGTGTACTTCTTCGATGAGAAGTCTGGGCGCGGGTCGTGCTGTCCGGCTGCGTCGGTAGGGTTTGATGGGGATATGTGTGTGGATCCGCCGACACCGAAGCCGCCGTCGGAGAAGCCGAGTCCTTGTCCTGGGAACTgtgggggatgtggaggcAGTGGCGGCGGAGGTCCATGCAACAACTGTGGGCAAGTACTCAACACtgacaacgacaacaactGGGCCAAACCCACCATGAATAACAACTGTGCTGAACGTCTCTGCCCTGACCCCAATGGAGACACCCTCGGCCTTGAATATGGCTCATGTTACCGGCTCAAGAACCCCGAAGGTCAAGCCCTCGCCCGACGACATACCGGCAATGACTATGTCTGGGGCGGCTACTATGGCGATGTCTACCAGTTCCGCATCTGCAAGTCAACCACCGACTGCTCCAAGGGTGGCGAGCTGGCCGTAACCGACACCTTCGTGATCAACGGCCAGCCCGGTACGACGGGTGACTCCAGCGGTAAGCTGTTCTGGATGATATCCGGCGCATTGTGGCACTTTGCGACATCGGATGATGCAGCCAGCGCGGTGCGCTTCTCGGCACGGCCGTGGTGTGGTGATACCTGTGGCATTTGTCTACGGGGCGACGTGAAGGGTCTAGGGCCGATCTGCCCCGCTGCGAACCCGGGCATTGGGTTCAAGGCCAACTCCCGGTACTGCCAGCCATTGATTGTGGAGAAGGTGCCATGTATCAACGAAGATG CATTTGGAGAAAGTTGTGATGATTGA
- a CDS encoding uncharacterized protein (predicted protein), with the protein MKIVPQSLKTDVSNTALLGAGMPRERGSCNSRSAYSGNHFGVLLPYDDFDIFVVLETVGASNYPSWEALTLGTFPGRARKADACGDPWEHPSGPVAPKFSPTTLHHLRRAIRS; encoded by the exons ATGAAGATTGTTCCTCAATCCCTCAAAACAGATGTAAGTAATACGGCTCTATTGGGTGCTGGAATGCCGCGGGAACGCGGGAGTTGCAATTCACGGTCTGCTTATAGTGGAAACCATTTCGGTGTTCTTCTGCCGTATGATGACTTCgatatcttcgtcgtcctcgAAACAGTCGGAGCTA GTAATTATCCTTCTTGGGAGGCTTTGACGCTTGGAACTTTCCCCGGCCGTGCCCGCAAAGCTGACGCCTGCGGTGATCCCTGGGAACATCCATCGGGACCGGTGGCACCA AAATTTTCACCTACCACCCTCCACCACTTACGGCGTGCTATAAGATCTTAG
- a CDS encoding uncharacterized protein (predicted protein), whose product MMVRWASAISRNHLRAALLNGGRGSTVRSTVHPSRCLWTHRRGGNHHSDDRQLLHANLLSSCLNRHTTGDPASGVAATQNFLVLVNYNIQYCLACQWQFHKLNWVDECTPFFHKLEQDVSQDGFPFFRMYKQPIIIQRSRS is encoded by the exons ATGATGGTCCGATGGGCTTCCGCCATTTCCCGCAACCACCTGCGAGCTGCTTTGCTTAACGGTGGGCGGGGCTCTACCGTTAGATCGACGGTTCATCCGAGCAGGTGCCTTTGGACACATCGTCGTGGCGGTAATCACCATTCAGATGATAGGCAACTGCTTCATGCCAATCTCCTTTCGAGCTGTCTAAATCGACATACAACGGGCGATCCAGCCTCTGGTGTTGCAGCAACTCAAAActttctcgtcctcgtcaATT ATAATATTCAGTATTGTCTGGCTTGCCAGTGGCAGTTCCATAAACTGAACTGGGTCGACGAGTGTACACCTTTCTTTCACAAATTGGAGCAAGATGTGTCGCAAGACggttttccattcttcagAATGTACAAGCAgcccatcatcatccagcgtTCTCGTTCTTGA